In Zingiber officinale cultivar Zhangliang unplaced genomic scaffold, Zo_v1.1 ctg232, whole genome shotgun sequence, the following are encoded in one genomic region:
- the LOC122037084 gene encoding 18S rRNA (guanine-N(7))-methyltransferase RID2-like has protein sequence MPRPELQAPPEIFYNEVEARKYTTSSRIIEIQAKISERALELLALPNDGIPRLLLDIGCGSGLSGDTLSKNGHHWLGYDISSSMLDVALEGEAEGDLLLADMGQGLGLRPGVVDGAISISAVQWLCYADKSSHEPRTRLKAFFGSLYRCLARGARAVLQLYAENRDQNEMISTYAMRAGFSGGIVVDWPHSSKARKEYLVLTCGPPSAQTYQPKGKGENGEVCSEDKESDADTDDNQTVDVYDRNRPRKKLKVKKKGKGREWILKKKEQMRKKGYSVPPDTKHTGRKRKDRF, from the exons ATGCCACGTCCAGAGCTCCAAGCTCCGCCAGAGATATTCTACAATGAGGTGGAGGCACGCAAGTATACGACTTCGTCTCGCATCATTGAAATCCAA GCAAAGATATCTGAGCGAGCACTTGAACTACTTGCCTTACCAAATGATGGCATACCCAGGCTTCTGCTAGACATTG GCTGTGGATCTGGGCTTAGTGGTGATACTCTATCTAAAAATGGGCATCATTGGCTTGGCTATGATATTTCAAGTTCAATGTTGG ATGTTGCATTAGAGGGTGAAGCAGAGGGTGATCTTTTGCTTGCAGATATGGGTCAG GGCTTAGGCTTACGGCCAGGGGTTGTTGACGGTGCGATCAGTATTTCAGCAGTCCAG TGGTTATGCTATGCTGACAAGTCCTCACATGAGCCAAGAACGAGGCTAAA GGCATTCTTTGGCTCACTATACCGATGTTTGGCTAGAGGGGCGAGAGCTGTATTACAACTTTATGCAGAAAACAGGGATCAAAATGAGATGATCTCGACTTATGCCATGCGAGCGGGTTTTTCCGGTGGCATTGTTGTTGATTGGCCGCATAG CTCAAAAGCACGGAAAGAATATCTGGTTCTTACTTGTGGTCCGCCCTCAGCTCAAACTTACCAGCCGAAGGGGAAAGGCGAAAATGGTGAGGTGTGCAGTGAAGATAAGGAAAGCGATGCCGACACTGATGACAACCAAACA GTTGATGTATACGATCGAAACCGACCGAGGAAGAAGTTGAAGgtaaagaagaaagggaaaggtagaGAATGGATCTTAAAGAAGAAAGAACAGATGAGGAAAAAAGGATACAGTGTCCCTCCTGATACCAAACACACTGGTCGAAAGCGCAAGGATCGATTCTGA